A genomic window from Bacillus rossius redtenbacheri isolate Brsri chromosome 7, Brsri_v3, whole genome shotgun sequence includes:
- the LOC134534513 gene encoding keratin-associated protein 5-4-like: protein MEGGEGQYCQAGVALEGGEGQCCQAGVALEGGEGQCCQAVVALEGGEGQCCQAGVALEGGEGQCCQAGVALEGGKGQCCQAGVALEGGEGQCCQAGVALEGGEGQCCQTGVALEGGEGQCCLAGVALEGGEGQCCQAGVALEGGEGQCCQAGVALEGGEGQCCQAGVALECGEGQCCQMGVALEGGEG from the exons AAGGTGGGGAGGGCCAGTACTGTCAGGCGGGGGTCGCGCTAGAAGGTGGGGAGGGCCAGTGCTGTCAGGCGGGGGTCGCGCTAGAAGGTGGGGAGGGCCAGTGCTGTCAGGCGGTGGTCGCGCTGGAAGGTGGGGAGGGCCAGTGCTGTCAGGCGGGGGTCGCGCTGGAAGGTGGGGAGGGCCAGTGCTGTCAGGCGGGGGTCGCGCTGGAAGGTGGGAAGGGCCAGTGCTGTCAGGCGGGGGTCGCGCTGGAAGGTGGGGAGGGCCAGTGCTGTCAGGCGGGGGTCGCGCTGGAAGGTGGGGAGGGCCAGTGCTGTCAGACGGGGGTCGCGCTGGAAG GTGGGGAGGGCCAGTGCTGTCTGGCGGGGGTCGCGCTGGAAGGTGGGGAGGGCCAGTGCTGTCAGGCGGGGGTCGCGCTGGAAGGTGGGGAGGGCCAGTGCTGTCAGGCGGGGGTCGCGCTAGAAGGTGGGGAGGGCCAGTGCTGTCAGGCGGGGGTCGCGCTAGAATGTGGGGAGGGCCAGTGCTGTCAGATGGGGGTCGCGCTGGAAGGTGGGGAGGGCTAG